The following nucleotide sequence is from Myxococcus stipitatus.
GCGGACAGGCCGACGAGCTGGCCCGGAAGGGGCGGTTCGTGGAGGCCGCCGCCATCTACGACGAGCTCGTCGCCAAGAGCCCCCACGAGAAGGAGCTCGTCGTCGAACGCGACGGCCTGCGGGGCCGGGCGCTCGACCAGCTGCTGGGCAACGCGCGAAGGCTGCGGATGGAGGGGCAGGACGAGAAGGCCGAGGACAACCTGCTGGGCTTCCTCGACCGGCGCGTGGCGTGGAACTCGAAGCTGAGCGGCGGCCTGGAGAGCTCGCTCCTGGAGGAGATGGGCGGCACCGACCAGCACCTGCAGCGCATCATCTCCGAGCCCGCGTCGCGGGGCCTGGCGCTGACGGCGGAGGCGGCGCTCGTGCGCAAGCGCCCGCTGCTCGCGCACGGGGAGATGGTCCACATCCGCGCTCGCATGGAGGACGCGGTGCTCCAGAGCGGCAGGGACACCTGCGAGCGGCTCAAGGGCGTGTCGTCCGAGACCGGCTCGCACTGGCGCGAGCTGGTGGCGCGCTACTGCCACCACTGGGGCGGCTTCGCGCCCGAGCCGCCCCCCGGCCCGGAGTTGACGCGCGCGCCGGACTTCACGGGCGCCGTCGCCGGCCTGGACTCCGCCCAGCTGGAGCTGCTGCGCGGCCAGCTCACCCGCGCCTACGAGAAGTCGCCCTGGTTCTCGTCTTCGGCAACCACGGCGCCGGAGCTGTCGCTCGCGGGCAGCTTCAGCACCCGGCGCGACAGCCACACCGTGGAGCTGACCGCCCCCTACTACGAGAAGGTCCCCTACACCGACCACGAGGACCGCACGGAGACCATCGAGGAGCCGTACGAAGTGGAGGAGGAGTACACGGACAAGGACGGCAACAAGAAGACGCGCAAGGTGACGCATGTGCGCAAGTACACACGCACCTTCACCGTGCCTGTGACGCGCTACAGGGATGTGGCTCGCACCTTCGAATACCGCGCGCTGCGTCGCTCCGTGGACTACCAGCTGACGTTGTCCTCCTCCGGGGTGTTGGACAGCCGACGCGGGCCACTCTCGACGGTGGTCCAGGGGCACTATTCGGAATCCGGCTACGAGCACGACGTGCGCTTCGACCCCGGTGACGTCCGCCCCCAGCGCGCCGTCTTCTCCGCGCCGGACGACTGGGTCGCCCAGCGCGTGCAGGCCATGGCCGCCACCTTCACCCAGCAGCTCGTCGAGCACTGGCAGCAGTCGTACTGCGAGCCGTCAATCCTCTCCCTGGACGCCGCCGCAAGATGTGCCCGCGCGGGGACCGAACTCCCTACTCCTGCATACCGTGTCCTCTCTGAAATCCTCGGGGACGACGCGGCGCGTGTGCCATCACTTTTCGTGGCGCGCTGACGCGCCGCGCGTCACACGTCTGCTACTCGGCGGGGTCAAACGAGACCATGTGGATTGTTCCGGACTTCTGGCGTGAAATACCCCTGAGTGCGGGTCAGACCCGGCTGTCAGGATTCGTACTTGGCAGTTCATTTCACGCAGAGGACCGTATGCATCCGAATGGAGCCCGAAGCTTCGCCCGACGTCGAACCCTCGTGATGTGGATGGCTTCCTCCCTGGCGCTGGCCGCGTGCGGTGGCGAGGCGCTGGACGCTTCCGAGGAGCTGGCCGCGGGGACGGTGGTTCAGCAGGTGATTGTTCCGGACGACGGGGAGAGCGCGTCGTCGGACCGCCGCATCATCGTCTACCTGACCGGTGACCAGTCGTTGTACGCGGTGAGTGGAGGACGGACGACGTTGGTGGCCAAGCGCAGCGGCGCGCCGTCGCTCGCTCCGAATGGCCGCGAGGTCGTCTACGCGAAGCTGCCCGACTCGTGGCGGGTCGGCGACGCGGTGAGGGACACCGAGCTGCACGTCTACAACGTGAAGAACGGCAAGGACGAGAAGCTGACGTCCGGCCACGACGACACGGACCCCACGTGGACGCCGGACGGCAAGCACGTGCTGTTCCGCTCCCAGCGCCGCACGGGCCTGGCGTCGTTCTGGAAGGTGAAGGCCAACGGCAAGCACCTGGAGCAGGTGACCAACGCGAAGTGCGCGGCGCCGACGGACCTGTCCTACGTGCCCGCGTCCCTCGAGGGCAGCCCCGTGCAGTGGGCCCCGGCGGACCGTCGCATCATCGTCTACATCACGTCACAGCCGAACGACAGCGACGTGCGCGTCATCGAGTTCGACAAGGGCTACGACGTGGCGTCCGCCTACAGCCTGGGCAAGGGCTTCGCGCCCCAGTGGACCGGCGAGGGCACGCTCGTCTTCAAGCGCAACGTGAAGGGCGTCGTGGTCGACGTCGAGGTGAGCCTGTAGTCGACGGCGCGCGGCGCGGGGGTTCGTCACGCGCGGCGCGAAGGCAGTGACGGCCGCGAACGGCCGGCGTGGGTGACGCAGTCGATGTCCAGGTGAAGCAAGGCCGCAGGCGGGCCGGCGCGGAGGTAGCGGAGCGCGGGCGCCCGAGGAGAGGGGCAGTGGAGGCCCTCTCTCGCCGCGGCGGGCCTTCACGGCCCCGTGACGCGGGGCCTTTCGTCTCAGCCCTCTTCCTCCGACACGCGGCGCAGGCCGAGCATCCGCCGCAGCTCGCGCGCGGACTGGCGGCTGACCTCCACGGCGTGGCCCCGGTGCGTCCGGGCCAGGTAGCCGCCCGTCTCCAGCGGCTCCAGCCGCGCGACGTGGGCGAGGTTGAGCAGCGCCCGGCGGTGGACGCGGTGGAAGCGCTCCGCGGGCAGCTTGTCCGCCAGCTCGTTGAGGGTGAAGTCGGTGAGGTAGTCGCCCTGCGCGGTGAACACCGTCACCAGCTCGTCGTCCAGCGCGGCGTGGGAAATCGTCTCCGGGTCCACCAGGACGATGCCCTGGCGCGTGGGGATGGGCAGGCGCGCCAGGGCGCGCGAGGCCGCGGGCGCGCCGGGCTTCTCCGCGTCCTGGGCGCGGGGCTCCGCCTCCGCCAGCCGCGCGCGCGCCCGTTCGAGGGCCTTCTGCAGGCGCGCGGGCTCCACGGGCTTGAGGACGTAGTCCACCGCGCCGTGCTCGAAGGCGTCCACCGCGTGCTCGGCGTGGGCGGTGCAGAGCACCACGCGGGGGCGGCCCTCGGGCATGAGGGCCAGCGCGTCCAGGCCGGTGAGGCCCGGCATGTGGATGTCCAGGAGCACCACGTCCACGCCGCCCTCGCGCACGCGGGCGAGCACGCCGTCGCCGTCGGCGGCCTCGCCGCACACCTCCACGTCCGGCAGGGCGGCCAACAGGCGCGCCAGGCGCTTGCGGGCGATGAGCTCGTCGTCGGCGATGAGGACACGCAGGGGCGCACTCACGTGAGGACTCCGGGGTGGGGGCCCGAGCGGGGCAGGGTGACGGTGACGCGGGTGCGGCCCTCCGCGCTGGTGAGGGCCAGCCGGGCCCGGTCTCCATAGGCGAGCGCCAGGCGGCGCTCCACGGTGGGCAGTCCGGCGCTGCCCTCGCGGGGGCCCTTCGATTCGCCGGGGTTCTCCAGGGCCACCTCCACCTCCGCGTCGCGCGCCAGCACGCGCAGGGCCAGCGGTCCCCGGTGGCCGGCGGCGGGGCCGTGCTTCACCGCGTTCTCCGCCAGGGGCAGCAGCACCAGCGGCGGGACGGGCAGGTCGGTGGCGCGCGACTCCGCGGGAATGTCCAGCGTGAGCTGGAACAGCTCCGGGTCGCGCAGCAGGTGCAGGTCGAAGAGGGTGCGCATCAGCTCCAGCTCCTGCGACAGGGGCCAGCTCGCCTTGCGCACGCCGGCGAGCACCGTGCGCAGCATGGTGGACAGCCGCAGCACGGCGGCCTCCGCCACGGCGCCGTCCTCGCGGCACCACTCGGCGATGGCGTTGAGGGTGTTGAAGAGGAAGTGCGGGTCCAGGTGGCTGCGCAGGGCGAGCAGCTGCGCCTGCTCCGCCTCCAGGGCGAACCGCGCCGCGCGCGCCCGCTCGCGGGCCAGCGTCTCCTCGAAGCCGATGTCCCGCCCCAGCCCCCAGCCGCCCACCAGGAACAGCGCGTTGCACACCACGAGGTTGGTGGGCTGGGTGAGGAAGGTGGGGCCCAGGCCCAACAGCTTCGGCAGCACGAAGCCGGACATGAGCACCACGCCGCTGCCCACCGTGCCGTAGAGCAGCACGCGCACCCCGCCGTGGCTCAGGTCCAGGCCCTCCGGGAAGAGCACGCGGTAGGAGACGGGCGCCACGCCCGCGGCGAGCAGGCACATCAGCACGCCCAGGTGCGGGGCAAGCGGCTCGTCGCTGAAGCGCGTCTGCGCGGCGACGAGGGGCGCGGACACCAGGAGGATGGGCAACAGCCTCCGGGGCTCCGCGAGGGCCCGCAGCGTGGCGCGGACGATGGACCCTTCCGGCTGCTCCGACATGTTCGGGGCGCAGCCTACACCGGCGGCCCGCTCAGCGCGCGGGAGGCTCCGCTTCCTCCACCTCGAGGACGTCGAGCGCGATGCTGCCGACGAGGACGAGGGGGAAGAGGAGGATGGCGCAGAGGATGAGCCAGGGGGTGGGGAGGGTGAGCATCGCGGGCTCCTGGGGCCTGGAATCATGCCCACCCACCCTGACGCGCCCCCAGGCCCCTCGCTGACCCGACCGGGCGGACGGTCGTCCACCCGACGTCAGCGGTCGCTTCAGGCGCGGGAGGCGTCCGCCAGCGCGTCCGCGAGCCGCAGCCCGTTGCGGACGCAGTCGTTGATGCCCACGCCCCGGTAGGCGTTGCCCGTCAGGTGCAGCCCGGGCCAGCGCGCCAGCGCCGCGTCGATGGCGTCCATGCGGGCCAGGTGGCCCACCTGGTACTGGGGGATGCCCCGGGGCCACCGGAAGACCTGGGTGAGGGACGGCGCGGCGTCCACGCCCGCCAGGGCCTTCAGCTCCTCGCGCGCCAGCGTCACCAGCTGGGCCTCGTCCAGCGCCACCAGCTCCGGCCTGCGCGCCCCGCCCACCATGCACGTGTAGAGCACGCCGCCGCCCTCCACGCGGAACGGGAACACGGTGGACGCGTGGATGGCGCCCAGCAGCCGCTTCTCCTCGCGCGGGGGGACGAGGAAGCCGAAGCCGTCCGGTGCGGGCGTCGTCCCCGCGGCGAAGCCCAGGTGGACGGCGGCGATGGGCGCGTAGTCGATGCCCGAAAGGTGCCCCGCGAGCGCGTCGTCCAGGGGCCGTACCAGCCGCTGGGCCACGTACGCGGGCACCGCGAGCACCACGTGCGTCGCGTCCAGCTCCGCGCGCCGGCCGTGCTCCTCCACCGCCAGCCGCCAGCCGCCCTCCACGCGCGTCAGGCCCTCCACGGACGCGGACACGCGCGCCGCGTCGCCCAGGGCGGTGGCCAGCGCGTGGGGGAGGGCGCCCAGGCCCCCCTCGAAGGTGGACAGCGCGCCGGAGAGCCTCGCGGGCGCGGCGGGGCCCGGGGGCAGCGCCTTGCGCTGGGCGCGCTGCGTCCGGATGGCGCCGAGGATGAGGCTGCGGTGCTCCTGCTCCAGCGCCACGAGCTGCGGGAAGGTGGCGCGCACGCTCAGCCGCTCCACGTCCCCGGCGTAGATGCCCGTCTGCACCGCGTCCAGCAGCACCTCCGTCGCGGTGCGCCCCAGGTGCCGCCGCCCGAAGTCCGCGAGCGACTCGTCCACCCCCGAGGGGCCCCGCGCGCTGAACACCTCGGCCAGCACCCGCAGCTTCGCGCCTGTCGGCAGCACGTCCGAAGCGAGGAACGCGGGGGGCGAGGCCGGCACCGAGCGCATCCGCCCGCGCGTGTAGACATACCGACGCTTCGCCGACACATCCGCCGCGCGAATCCTGTCTTCCAATCCCAGCGCCGCCGCCAGCTCACGCATTGCGGGTTCGCGGTCCAGGAAGCTGTTGGGCCCCGTCTCCACCGCGAAGCCGTGTCTCACGTGTGTCCCCACCACGCCCCCGAGCCGGGAGGTTGTCTCCAGGACGACGGCAGCGATACCGCGTGAGCGCAATCGCCAGGCGACGACCAGACCTGAAATCCCACCTCCTACGACGGCGACAGTCATCCGCTGTCCCTCCTGGTTCGAATTTTCCGGTGAGCAGCGTGCACTCGGAAACCTTCAACGTGCTGTGTTTTGCCAAGGGCAGCCATTCGGCGCGTTAATGATGTACATGCGCTACGTCATCACTGGAGCCAGCCGAGGCATTGGGTTCGAATTCGTCCAACAGCTTCTCCTGCGCGGCGATGTGGTCGACGCGGGAGTGCGTTCCGAGGAGGGCCTGCGGCGATTGCAGCCGCTGATACGTGACTTCGGAGGCCGGCTGCGCGCGCGCGTGCTGGACGTCGCGGACGAGGCCAGCGTGAGGACCTTCGCGGAGGTCGTGGACGAGCGGCCGGTGGACGTGCTCATCAACAACGCGGGCGTCCCCGGCCTGTGGTGCTCGCTGACGGACGTCGACTACGCGGACGTGGTGCGCACCTTCGCCGTCAACGCGCTGGGGCCGCTGCGTGTCACCACCGCGCTGCTGCCCGCGCTGCTGCGCGGCTCGGCGCGCAAGGTGGCGTACGTCACCTCGCGCATGGGCTCGCTGAGCGCCAACGAGGAGGGCGGCGCGTACGCCTACCGCATGTCCAAGGTCGCGCTGAACATGGGCGTGCGCAACCTGTCCCGGGACCTGCGCGGCCAGGGCATCGTCTCCGTGCTCCTGCACCCCGGCTGGGTGAAGACGGACATGGGCGGGCCGGACGCGCCGCTGCCACCGAGCGACTCGGTGCGCGGGATGCTCCAGATCATCGACGAGCTGCGCTTCGAGCACAGTGGCCGCTTCTTCGACTACCAGGGCCAGGAGGTGCCCTGGTAGGCGACGGAAGCCTCCGGCTACGGGTAGAGCATCTGCGTGCGCCAGCCGTCGCCGTCGCGCAGGTACACGTGGCGCTCGTGCAGCCGGCTGGGGCGGGCGTGCCAGAACTCGATGCGGTCCGGCACCACGCGGAAGCCGGACCAGTGCGGCGGCCGGGGCACCTGGCCTCCGGCGTAGCGCCGCTCCACCTCGTCCACGCGCGCCTCCAGCGCCTCGCGCGACGGCAGGGGCTGGCTCTGGAGGCTGGCCCACGCGCCCACCTGGCTGCCCCGGGCGCGGGACTGGAAGTACGCGTCCGCCTCCGCGTCGTCCACCTGCTGGACGCGCCCCTCCACCCGGACCTGGGTGTCGAGCGGCTGCCAGTAGAAGCACAGCGCGGCGAAGGGATGCGACACGAGCTCGTGGCCCTTGCGACTGTCGTGGTTGGTGAAGAACACGAACCCGCGGGAGTCGAAGTCCTTGAGCAACACCACGCGCGCGCTGGGACGTCCGTCCGCGCCCACGCTGGCGACCACCATGGCGTTGGGGTCGACCGGGATGGCCTGCTTCGCCCGCTCGAAGACCTCGGCGAAGCGCTGGAAGGGGTCGGGAGGTATCAACACGCCGCGCAACATACGGGACGGGTGGACGCCGCGCACGTTCGCGGTTGACTCGCTGGGCGCAAACGTCATGGTTGCCCCATGAAGATTCTCTTCATCTCCTCGGAGGTGGCTCCGTTCTCGAAGACGGGGGGGCTGGGGGACGTGGCGGGCGCGCTGCCGGCGGCGCTCGCCGCGCTCGGCCACGACGTCAAGGTCGTCACCCCGCGCTACCGCGACGTGAAGGAGGCGCGGCGGCTGTCGCCCACGGGACACTCGCTCCAGCTGCGCTTCCCCTTCGGCGAGCAGCAAGGCCCCATCCTGTCCGCCCGCCTGTCGGAGCGGCTGGAGGTGCTCTTCCTGGAGAACGCCGCGTTCTACGGCGACCGGCACGGGCTGTACGGGGACGCGTTCGGCGAGTTCGGCGACAACGCGCGCCGCTTCGCGTACCTCTCCGTGGGCGCGCTCCAGGCGGCGCAGCGGCTGGGCTTCGTCCCGGACATCGTCCACGCCAACGACTGGCAGACGGGCCTGGTCCCCGTGGCGCTGCGCCGGGGCTTCCAGGCCACCGCGCTGGCGCGGGCGAAGAGCGTCTTCACCATCCACAACCTCGCCTACCAGGGGCTCTTCTCCAAGCACGTCATGGAGGACCTCGGGCTGCCGTGGGAGTTGTTCACCGCCGACGGCGGGCTGGAGTTCCACGACACCGTGAACCTGCTCAAGGGCGGGCTCGTCTTCGCGGACGCGCTCACCACGGTGTCACCCACGTACGCGCGTGAAATCCAGACGCCGGAGCAGGGCTATGGACTGGACGGCCTCTTGCGCCACCGCGCCCACCGGCTCACGGGCATCCTCAACGGCATCGACACCCACGAATGGAACCCCGTCACCGACCCGTACCTGCCGGCGCGCTACAGCGCCCGGGAGCTGGACGGCAAGGACCGGTGCAAGCGCGAGCTGCTCGCGCGCTTCGGCCTGCCGTGGAGCGACGCGCCGGTGTTCGGCATCGTCAGCCGGCTGGCCTGGCAGAAGGGCGTGGACCTGCTGCTGGAGGCGCTGCCCGTGGCGCTCCAGGCCGACCTGCGCTTCGTCGCCGTGGGCAGCGGCGAGGCGCCCCTCGAGGACGGCCTGCGCGCCCTCCAGGCCCGCTTCCCCCAGCAGGTCGCCATCCACCTGGGCTTCGACACGGCCCTGTCTCACCTCGTGGAGGCCGGGTCGGACTTCTTCCTCATGCCCAGCCGCTACGAGCCGTGCGGCCTCAACCAGATGTACTCCCTGCGCTACGGGACGGTCCCGGTGGTGCGCGCCACCGGGGGGCTCGTGGACACCGTGGAGGGGGGGCTGGGTGGCAACGGCATCCTCTTCGAGGCCTTCCACAAGGCGGCCCTCGTGGCGGCCTTCCGCCGGGCGCTCGCCCTGTACGCGGATCCCCCCAGGCTCACGGAGTTCCGGCGCCGGGGCATGGACAAGGACTTCTCCTGGGACGCCTCGGCCAGCCGATACGTCGCCCTGTACCAATCCCTCGTCTCCGGATGAATAAATGGGTGCCGCCGGAAAATCGCAGTAGGATTGTGTCGTGGCGGATGCTCCGGACCTGGGTGGTTATGAGGTAGTCGGCCGGTTGGCTGTGGGCGGCATGGCGGAGGTGTACCAGGCGAGAGCCCGGGCCACCACGCAGCGCTCTCCCGGTGAGCCGGATGAAGTCGTCATCAAGCGGTTGCACCCGTCGTTCCGCAACGACACCGCCTACGTGAAGGCGTTCGTCGACGAGGCGAAGCTGACGGTGCGGTTGCGGCACACGCACATCGTCCGGACGTTCCGCCTGTTCAAGGCGGGGCCGGACTACCTCATGGTGCAGGAGCTCGTGAGTGGCCGGACGCTGGGCTACATGCAGGAGCTGCTGCTCAAGGCCGGCGCGGCGATGCCGCCCGAGTCCGCGTGCTACATCGCCTGGTGCCTGCTCAAGGCGCTCGACTACATCCACCGGGCGAAGGTGGGGGAGAACGGCGCCACCATCGTCCACCGCGACGTCAACCCGGCCAACGTGCTGCTGGGCATCAACGGCGACGTGAAGCTGACGGACTTCGGCGTGGCGGAGGTGGAGGGGCTGATGCGGGGCGACTCCGGCGCGCTGCGCGGCACGCTGCCGTACATGAGCCCGGAGCAGGTGCTGGGGCAGGCGGTGGACGCGCGCACGGACCTGTTCGCGGTGGGCGTCATCCTCTGGGAGCTGTTCGCCAGCCGCAGGCTGCATGTCGGGGAGAGCGAGGCGGACCTGATGCACCAGGTGCGCGACGCGCGCGTGCCGCTGTTGTCCTCGCTGGTGCCGGAGCTGCCGGACTACGCGGTGCAGGTGGTGCGCAAGGCGCTCTTCGCGGACCGGGTGCGTCGCTTCCAGTCCGCGGCGGAGTTCATCAAGGCGCTGGAGGCGCTGGCCCGTCGCGCGGGCTGGCCCCTCACGGTGGAGGCGCTCCAGCCCCTGCTGGGGGGCTGATGGGCGCGGCGCGGCGGGCCCTGCTGGCGTTGCTCGCCTGGGCGCTCGTGTCCGGGTGCCTGGGCGCGGTGCCCCTCAAGCCGCGCGCCTACGACGAGGCGGTGCGCGTGGAGGCGCTGGCCTTGGACTTCCGGCCGGACGGCTCCGGCGTGCTCGACCTGGACCTGGAGGTGACGAACCCGTCGTCGGACGCGGCGTCGCTCACCTCGGTGGACTTCGAGCTGTGGGTGGAGGGCCGGCGCGTGGCCACGGGCGCGCAGCTGGTGGACGCGGCGCTGCCTCCGTCGGGGCGCGCGCCGCTGCGCGTGTTGTTCCCGCTGGCGGCCGGGCGCGGGGTGGCCGTCACGGAGGACCGGCCGCTGGAGGTGCGCGTGCGCGGGGGCGTGGTGCTGCGCTTCGGCGGGACGGAGCGGCGGGCCCCGTTCCGCGTCCAGGGCTCGCGCAAGCTGTCGTTCGTCCCGCCCGGGCGCGTGGAGGACTGACGCGCGGCGCTCAGGACTTGGCGGCGGAGGAGGGCTCCGCGCGGGGCTCCTTGGCGCGAGGCTCCTTGCCGTCCTTGGCGCCGACGCCGCTCTTGATGCGGGACATGCGCACCCGGTCGATGCGCGCGCCCACCTTGTTGGTGATGACGAACTGCCAGCCGTTGTAGGTGAAGCGCTCGCCCACGTCCGGCAGGTGGCCCGCCAGCGAGGACAGGAAGCCGCCCAGGGTGTCGAAGTCGCCCTCCGGCAGCGGGAAGCCGAAGGCCTGGGTGAAGCCGTCCACCTCCATGGCGGCGTCCACCAGGAAGCTGCCGTCCGCCAGCTTCTCCACCTGCTTCTCCTCCACCTCGAACTCGTCGCCGATGTCGCCGACGATTTCGCGCAGGATGTCCTCCAGCGTCACCACGCCCATGAAGCCGCCGTACTCGTCGACGACGATGGCCATGTGGATCTTCCGCTTCTGCATGTCGCGCAGCAGGTCGCCAATGGGCTTCATCCACGGCACGAAGTGCGCCGGGCGGATGATGTCCTGCAGCACGATGAGCTCCGGGTGCTGGAGCAGCGGGATGATGTCGCGCGCGTGGAGCACGCCGATGATGTGGTCCACGTCGTCCCGGTACACGGGGATGCGCGAGTGGTTCTCCTCGGCCAGCAGCCGCAGCAGCTCCTCGGAGCTGATGGTGCTGTCCACCGTCACGACTTCCGTGCGTGGCACCATGACGTCGCGGCAGCGCTTGTCGGACAGCTCGAAGATGGAGCGGATCAGCTGCGGCGCGCTCTTGTCGACCTCGTTCTTCGCCGCC
It contains:
- the pdxH gene encoding pyridoxamine 5'-phosphate oxidase → MLRGVLIPPDPFQRFAEVFERAKQAIPVDPNAMVVASVGADGRPSARVVLLKDFDSRGFVFFTNHDSRKGHELVSHPFAALCFYWQPLDTQVRVEGRVQQVDDAEADAYFQSRARGSQVGAWASLQSQPLPSREALEARVDEVERRYAGGQVPRPPHWSGFRVVPDRIEFWHARPSRLHERHVYLRDGDGWRTQMLYP
- a CDS encoding LEA type 2 family protein, encoding MGAARRALLALLAWALVSGCLGAVPLKPRAYDEAVRVEALALDFRPDGSGVLDLDLEVTNPSSDAASLTSVDFELWVEGRRVATGAQLVDAALPPSGRAPLRVLFPLAAGRGVAVTEDRPLEVRVRGGVVLRFGGTERRAPFRVQGSRKLSFVPPGRVED
- a CDS encoding SDR family oxidoreductase, with protein sequence MRYVITGASRGIGFEFVQQLLLRGDVVDAGVRSEEGLRRLQPLIRDFGGRLRARVLDVADEASVRTFAEVVDERPVDVLINNAGVPGLWCSLTDVDYADVVRTFAVNALGPLRVTTALLPALLRGSARKVAYVTSRMGSLSANEEGGAYAYRMSKVALNMGVRNLSRDLRGQGIVSVLLHPGWVKTDMGGPDAPLPPSDSVRGMLQIIDELRFEHSGRFFDYQGQEVPW
- a CDS encoding TolB family protein, with product MASSLALAACGGEALDASEELAAGTVVQQVIVPDDGESASSDRRIIVYLTGDQSLYAVSGGRTTLVAKRSGAPSLAPNGREVVYAKLPDSWRVGDAVRDTELHVYNVKNGKDEKLTSGHDDTDPTWTPDGKHVLFRSQRRTGLASFWKVKANGKHLEQVTNAKCAAPTDLSYVPASLEGSPVQWAPADRRIIVYITSQPNDSDVRVIEFDKGYDVASAYSLGKGFAPQWTGEGTLVFKRNVKGVVVDVEVSL
- a CDS encoding LytR/AlgR family response regulator transcription factor, with protein sequence MSAPLRVLIADDELIARKRLARLLAALPDVEVCGEAADGDGVLARVREGGVDVVLLDIHMPGLTGLDALALMPEGRPRVVLCTAHAEHAVDAFEHGAVDYVLKPVEPARLQKALERARARLAEAEPRAQDAEKPGAPAASRALARLPIPTRQGIVLVDPETISHAALDDELVTVFTAQGDYLTDFTLNELADKLPAERFHRVHRRALLNLAHVARLEPLETGGYLARTHRGHAVEVSRQSARELRRMLGLRRVSEEEG
- a CDS encoding sensor histidine kinase, which encodes MSEQPEGSIVRATLRALAEPRRLLPILLVSAPLVAAQTRFSDEPLAPHLGVLMCLLAAGVAPVSYRVLFPEGLDLSHGGVRVLLYGTVGSGVVLMSGFVLPKLLGLGPTFLTQPTNLVVCNALFLVGGWGLGRDIGFEETLARERARAARFALEAEQAQLLALRSHLDPHFLFNTLNAIAEWCREDGAVAEAAVLRLSTMLRTVLAGVRKASWPLSQELELMRTLFDLHLLRDPELFQLTLDIPAESRATDLPVPPLVLLPLAENAVKHGPAAGHRGPLALRVLARDAEVEVALENPGESKGPREGSAGLPTVERRLALAYGDRARLALTSAEGRTRVTVTLPRSGPHPGVLT
- a CDS encoding hemolysin family protein encodes the protein MPTWALWVACLTLCFVRSLVAAAESALYGTSDLRAQELAESHKGAASQRVLRHKTEREATATALRLGTLLSGFLAAAIGAFVPPRMLDLTRFGEAAWLPVATVAAGALFVGVLASLMEVTMRGLANANPERWALRLSGLVSLLVAVLYPPMRVVLGVLNLVARTFGRTLRFEPPPPPLEELEKLLAAQAAKNEVDKSAPQLIRSIFELSDKRCRDVMVPRTEVVTVDSTISSEELLRLLAEENHSRIPVYRDDVDHIIGVLHARDIIPLLQHPELIVLQDIIRPAHFVPWMKPIGDLLRDMQKRKIHMAIVVDEYGGFMGVVTLEDILREIVGDIGDEFEVEEKQVEKLADGSFLVDAAMEVDGFTQAFGFPLPEGDFDTLGGFLSSLAGHLPDVGERFTYNGWQFVITNKVGARIDRVRMSRIKSGVGAKDGKEPRAKEPRAEPSSAAKS
- the glgA gene encoding glycogen synthase GlgA, with translation MKILFISSEVAPFSKTGGLGDVAGALPAALAALGHDVKVVTPRYRDVKEARRLSPTGHSLQLRFPFGEQQGPILSARLSERLEVLFLENAAFYGDRHGLYGDAFGEFGDNARRFAYLSVGALQAAQRLGFVPDIVHANDWQTGLVPVALRRGFQATALARAKSVFTIHNLAYQGLFSKHVMEDLGLPWELFTADGGLEFHDTVNLLKGGLVFADALTTVSPTYAREIQTPEQGYGLDGLLRHRAHRLTGILNGIDTHEWNPVTDPYLPARYSARELDGKDRCKRELLARFGLPWSDAPVFGIVSRLAWQKGVDLLLEALPVALQADLRFVAVGSGEAPLEDGLRALQARFPQQVAIHLGFDTALSHLVEAGSDFFLMPSRYEPCGLNQMYSLRYGTVPVVRATGGLVDTVEGGLGGNGILFEAFHKAALVAAFRRALALYADPPRLTEFRRRGMDKDFSWDASASRYVALYQSLVSG
- the hemG gene encoding protoporphyrinogen oxidase produces the protein MTVAVVGGGISGLVVAWRLRSRGIAAVVLETTSRLGGVVGTHVRHGFAVETGPNSFLDREPAMRELAAALGLEDRIRAADVSAKRRYVYTRGRMRSVPASPPAFLASDVLPTGAKLRVLAEVFSARGPSGVDESLADFGRRHLGRTATEVLLDAVQTGIYAGDVERLSVRATFPQLVALEQEHRSLILGAIRTQRAQRKALPPGPAAPARLSGALSTFEGGLGALPHALATALGDAARVSASVEGLTRVEGGWRLAVEEHGRRAELDATHVVLAVPAYVAQRLVRPLDDALAGHLSGIDYAPIAAVHLGFAAGTTPAPDGFGFLVPPREEKRLLGAIHASTVFPFRVEGGGVLYTCMVGGARRPELVALDEAQLVTLAREELKALAGVDAAPSLTQVFRWPRGIPQYQVGHLARMDAIDAALARWPGLHLTGNAYRGVGINDCVRNGLRLADALADASRA
- a CDS encoding serine/threonine protein kinase, which gives rise to MADAPDLGGYEVVGRLAVGGMAEVYQARARATTQRSPGEPDEVVIKRLHPSFRNDTAYVKAFVDEAKLTVRLRHTHIVRTFRLFKAGPDYLMVQELVSGRTLGYMQELLLKAGAAMPPESACYIAWCLLKALDYIHRAKVGENGATIVHRDVNPANVLLGINGDVKLTDFGVAEVEGLMRGDSGALRGTLPYMSPEQVLGQAVDARTDLFAVGVILWELFASRRLHVGESEADLMHQVRDARVPLLSSLVPELPDYAVQVVRKALFADRVRRFQSAAEFIKALEALARRAGWPLTVEALQPLLGG